The Jiangella alba genome includes the window CCGACGGCGGACGCACCGGTGGTCGCCTCCGGTGCGAGCGTCGCGTACTCGATCTCGGCGAAGACCGAGCACCCGGACGTCGCGGCCGCGTTCCTCGACTACCTCGGCTCCGCCGACGCCGCGCCCGTGCAGTTCGAGAGCGGCTTCATGCCCGTCAACGTCGACGCGACCGTCGAGGCGACCGGCCTGAAGGCCGACATCGCGACCGGGTTCTCCGAGGTGGTGGCGGTCGACGGCATCGTGCCGTTCGCCGACTTCGCGGCGCCGGCCATGCTCGACCAGCTGGTCTCCGGCATCCAGGGCCTCATCAGCCAGCAGTCGACGACCGACCAGTATCTGGAGGGCCTGCAGAGCGTCTGGTCCTCCTACCATGGCTGAACCCCGCACCATGCTCACCCGGAGCCGCGCCGTCGCCCCGCCCGCCGCGGGGCCGCGGCGCGGCCGGCCCGCACCGCGACGCCGGTGGTCCGGGTGGCTCTACATCCTGCCCGCGGCCGTGGTCTACCTGGCCTTCGCGATCTGGCCGACCATCGCGACGGCGCGGCTGTCGTTCTTCGAGTGGAACGGGATCCTGCCGCCGCGCTGGGTCGGGCTGGACAACTACCGGGAGATCTTCGAGACCCCGGCCCTGTACGGCGCGGTCGGGCACAGCCTCGTCCTGGTGGTCTTCTTCTCCGTGATCCCCGTGGCGTTCGGGCTGTTCCTCACCGCGCTGCTGAGCGGGCGGGTCCGCCGGGGCATGGCGTTCTTCCGCGTCGTCTTCTTCCTCCCCCAGGTGCTGCCGCTCGTGGCCGTCGGCATCACCTGGCGCTGGCTGTACAGCGACGACGGCGTCGTCAACGAGGCGCTCACCGCCGTCGGGCTCGGCGGCATCACCCGGGCCTGGCTCGGCGACTACGGCGTGGCGCTGTTCGCGCTCGGGCTGATCGGCACCTGGGTGATGAGCGGGCTGTGCATGATGCTCTTCCTGAGCGGCGTCCAGAAGATCGATCCGTCGCTCTACGAGGCCGCCGTCCTCGACGGCGCCGGCGCCGTGCGGCAGTTCTTCGCCGTCACCCTGCCCGGGCTGCGCGGCGAGGTCTCCATCGCGGCCGTCATCACCACCATCGCCGCGCTCGCCAGCTTCGACCTCGTCTACGTGACGACGAACGGCGGGCCGGCGAACCAGACCACCGTGCCAGGCCTGCTCGTCTACCGCCTCGCCTTCACCCAGGGCGACATCGGCGGAGCGGCCGCCCTCGCCGTCGTGCTCGCGGTCATCGTGATCGGCCTCGTGACCGTCATCCGCTGGCTCACCAAGGAGCGATCGTGAGAGTCAGACCAGCCGCGACCGGGCTGCGCTACGGCGTCCTGTTCGCCCTCGCCGCCCTGGTGCTGATGCCGTTCATCGGCATCATCCTGGCCTCCGTCCACCCGCCGGACCAGGCGGTGTCGGGGCTGAGCCTGCCCGACCGCATCTCGTGGGAGAACTTCTCCGTGGCGTGGAACCAGGCGCATTTCGGCAGCCTGGTGAAGTCCAGCCTCATCATCGCCGCCGGCGTCGTGCCCACCGCCGTCATCCTCGCCACCCTCGCCGGCTACGGGCTGACCGTCCTGCGCGCACCCGGCAGCCGCCCCGTCACCGGCGCGTTCGTGCTCGGCCTCACCATCCCCGTCGAGCTCGTCGTCGTCTCCCTCTACTTCAACCTGCGCGACGTCGGCCTGTCGAACTCGTACCTCGCGATCATCATGGCCGAGGTCGCCCTGTTCCTGCCGTTCGGCGTGTACTGGATGTCGGCGCACTTCTCCCAGGTCCCGGTCGAGCTGGTCGAGGCCAGCCGCATCGACGGCGCGCGCGACCTGATCGTGCTGCTGCGCGTGCTGCTGCCGATCTCGTGGCCGGCCATCACGACGCTCACGGTGCTGATCTTCATGTGGTCCTGGAACCAGTTCCTGCTGGTGCTCGTGCTCATGCAGGACCCCGAGAAGCGCACCGCCCCCGCCGGCCTCGGCTACTTCGTCGGGCAGTACTCCACCAACATCCCCCTGCTGTCCGCCGCCAGCCTGATCGTCATCCTCCCCATCGTCGCCGTCTACCTCGCCTTCCAGCGCAACTTCGTCAGCGGCCTCACCCAGGGAGCGGTCAAGTAGGCCCTAGACCGCGCGGACGGACGAGCACTGGCAGGCGGCGAGGACGCCTTCCGCGGCCTCGGCATCGTCGCGCAGCAGGGTCGCGACGGCCCCGCCTCGTGCCGCGGCGGGGGCCGGCGCAGCGGCCGGCGCCGCTTGCGCGCGCGGCCACACCACCACGGCCGTCACCAGGCCGGCGACGGCGAGTGCGCCGAGGATCGCCCAGGCGAGGGTGAAGCCGGAGCTGGTGCCGATCCATCCGGCGATCGGATAGGTGACCAGCCACGCCAGATGGGAGAGGGAGAACTGGGCGGCGAAGGCCCCCGGAAGCTGGCTGCTGTCGACGGACGATCGGATCACGCGCCCGGTCGGGGTGACGATCAGGGCCATGCCGCCGCCGATGAGTCCCCAGATCGGTGCGGTGACGCCCCAGCTGGCGACCCCGGTGGCGGCCATCGCGACCGCCGCGCCGACGCCGGTGAGCAGGACTCCGGCGCCGGTCATCATCACGGTGCGGTCGGCGACGCGGTCGAGCACGCGCGGCAGCAGCAGCGCGACCACGAGCGTCCCGCCACCGGAGGCGGCGAGCATCCAGGACACGTCGGCCTGCGTGCCGCCGAGTTCGTCGCGGACGTAGTTGACGGTGTTGACCACCACGATCGACCCGGCGGCGGCGACCACCAGGTTCAGCGCCATGACGCCCCGCAGCCGCGGTGTCCTGGCGAAGGTCGTGATGCCCGAGGCGACGCGATCCCAGACACGGGTGTGGCCGCTCGGCCGCGCGTTCGGGATGCGCGTCGAGAGCACCAGCAACGCGGACACGACGAACCCGATGGACGTGCCGGCGAACAGCCAGTCGAAGGTCATGAAGGTGAGCGCCACCGCGGCGAGCACCGGGCTGAGCAGGCTCTCCATCGTGTAGGCGACCTGCGACGCGGACAGGGCGCGGGTGAAGTCGGACTCCTCCGTCACGATGTCGGGGATGACCGCTTGGAACGTGGGCGTGAACGCCGCCGACGTGGCTTGCAGGACGCCGATGAGGACGTAGATCTGCCACACCTCGGTCACGAACGGCAGCGCCAGCACGACCCCCGCGCGGACGACGTCGAGCAACGTCAGGAACGCCCGCCGCGGCAGCCGGTCGGCATACGCGCCGACCACGGGCGCCACCAGCACGTACATGACCATCTTGATCGTCAGCGCGGTCCCGAGGACCGCCCCGGCACTGGAACCCGCCAGGTCGTAGGCGAGCAGCCCGAGCGCAACGGTGGCCAGCCCGGTGCCGAACAGCGCGATCACCTGCGCGCCGAACAGGTGGCGGTAGTCGCGGATCGCGAAGAGGCGCATGACGGTCTCCCCTGGTCTCGGGTATCTCGACCCC containing:
- a CDS encoding carbohydrate ABC transporter permease translates to MAEPRTMLTRSRAVAPPAAGPRRGRPAPRRRWSGWLYILPAAVVYLAFAIWPTIATARLSFFEWNGILPPRWVGLDNYREIFETPALYGAVGHSLVLVVFFSVIPVAFGLFLTALLSGRVRRGMAFFRVVFFLPQVLPLVAVGITWRWLYSDDGVVNEALTAVGLGGITRAWLGDYGVALFALGLIGTWVMSGLCMMLFLSGVQKIDPSLYEAAVLDGAGAVRQFFAVTLPGLRGEVSIAAVITTIAALASFDLVYVTTNGGPANQTTVPGLLVYRLAFTQGDIGGAAALAVVLAVIVIGLVTVIRWLTKERS
- a CDS encoding carbohydrate ABC transporter permease gives rise to the protein MRVRPAATGLRYGVLFALAALVLMPFIGIILASVHPPDQAVSGLSLPDRISWENFSVAWNQAHFGSLVKSSLIIAAGVVPTAVILATLAGYGLTVLRAPGSRPVTGAFVLGLTIPVELVVVSLYFNLRDVGLSNSYLAIIMAEVALFLPFGVYWMSAHFSQVPVELVEASRIDGARDLIVLLRVLLPISWPAITTLTVLIFMWSWNQFLLVLVLMQDPEKRTAPAGLGYFVGQYSTNIPLLSAASLIVILPIVAVYLAFQRNFVSGLTQGAVK
- a CDS encoding MFS transporter → MRLFAIRDYRHLFGAQVIALFGTGLATVALGLLAYDLAGSSAGAVLGTALTIKMVMYVLVAPVVGAYADRLPRRAFLTLLDVVRAGVVLALPFVTEVWQIYVLIGVLQATSAAFTPTFQAVIPDIVTEESDFTRALSASQVAYTMESLLSPVLAAVALTFMTFDWLFAGTSIGFVVSALLVLSTRIPNARPSGHTRVWDRVASGITTFARTPRLRGVMALNLVVAAAGSIVVVNTVNYVRDELGGTQADVSWMLAASGGGTLVVALLLPRVLDRVADRTVMMTGAGVLLTGVGAAVAMAATGVASWGVTAPIWGLIGGGMALIVTPTGRVIRSSVDSSQLPGAFAAQFSLSHLAWLVTYPIAGWIGTSSGFTLAWAILGALAVAGLVTAVVVWPRAQAAPAAAPAPAAARGGAVATLLRDDAEAAEGVLAACQCSSVRAV